A window from Bacteroidota bacterium encodes these proteins:
- a CDS encoding DUF1569 domain-containing protein, protein MVKDFPQSYGDDGPREHPYFGNLSKKQWSRLAYIHINHHLKQFGK, encoded by the coding sequence ATGGTGAAAGATTTTCCACAAAGTTACGGAGACGATGGCCCAAGAGAACACCCGTATTTTGGCAACCTTTCAAAAAAACAATGGAGCAGGCTGGCATATATTCATATTAATCACCACCTCAAACAATTTGGGAAGTAA